The genomic stretch AACAATTTGACCGCTACCATAACAACCGTTGGCTAATCGATATGGATAGCGTCGCGATCGCAACCTGCGAAATTCCCGACAGCATTCCCTGCATTTTTGTTACTTCCGCTACAGAAAAAAACACCAACCCCACCATCTGCGTTGCCCTCACCGAAGATACCGCAGACACCGCCAGCCTCAGCGCCCACATCGATCGCTACTGGCATGCCCAAACCACAACCATCCCCATCCACGGTTTGGTTCTCGCCGGCGGATACAGCACTCGCATGGGACAAGATAAAGCCACCCTCAACATACACGGTTGCAGCCAGGCGCGCTACGCTGCCGATTTACTAGCTGCCCATTGCGATACCGTATATGTATCCAAACGTACCGACCAAACCATGCCCGCCGATGCAACCCACTATCCCGTTCTCCCAGACCGCTATCTCAACTTTGGTCCCACAGGAGGCATTCTCTCCGCCCAGGATACCGTACCAGATGCCGCCTGGTTGGTTTTAGCCTGCGACCTACCCTTTGTCAGTGCCAACACGCTGGAATTCTTGCTGCACCACCGCCATCCCCAACGCTGCGCCACCGCTTTTCGCAACAGCCAAAACAATTTTCCAGAACCCCTGTGCACCATTTACGAACCCAAAAGCCGGTTTGCTTTTCACCAGTTCCTCGCCCTGGGTTCCCAATGCCCGCGCCAAATGCTCAACAATTCCCCAACTGCCCTTTTATCCCAACCAGATGCCCGCTGGCTGACCAACATCAATACCCCCGAAGAGTTAGCGGCTGCCCGTCAGGCTTTGCAGGAATCGCCGGTTTCCTAAGCAACTGGCGCGGTGGTTGGTAGCCTCGAAGTGCTAAGCTTTTCTATAGTGCCAACGCACAATTTGCGATGACCGAATCCCGTCCCTTAACCATCAAATATTTTGCCCAACTGCGGGAAGTACGAGGTCTGTCTTCGGAAGACCGGCAAAGTACCGCAGCTACGCCGGCGGATTTGTACGCCGAACTGCAAAATCAGTATGGCTTTTCCTTACCCCAGGAACGCTTGCGGGTTGCTATCAACGACCGCTTTGCCGAATGGTCCGATGGGCTGCAGGCGCACGATACCGTTGCTTTTATTCCCCCGGTTGGTGGAGGTTGATGCCTATGTTTTTTGAACTGACGGATGCAACCATCGAACCGCAACGCTATCGCCCCAAACTCACAGATTCGGGGGCAGGTGGCTATGTGAGTTTTGAAGGGTGGGTCCGCGATCG from Geitlerinema sp. PCC 9228 encodes the following:
- a CDS encoding NTP transferase domain-containing protein; translation: MSTCRQPNYRWPRSFYYNPFELAIVGSEPERCRQIARSLAQYRWHHLGERMAVVDCTYQSAPATPHASPPELQYTTSGFHLHRHEQFDRYHNNRWLIDMDSVAIATCEIPDSIPCIFVTSATEKNTNPTICVALTEDTADTASLSAHIDRYWHAQTTTIPIHGLVLAGGYSTRMGQDKATLNIHGCSQARYAADLLAAHCDTVYVSKRTDQTMPADATHYPVLPDRYLNFGPTGGILSAQDTVPDAAWLVLACDLPFVSANTLEFLLHHRHPQRCATAFRNSQNNFPEPLCTIYEPKSRFAFHQFLALGSQCPRQMLNNSPTALLSQPDARWLTNINTPEELAAARQALQESPVS
- a CDS encoding MoaD/ThiS family protein, giving the protein MTESRPLTIKYFAQLREVRGLSSEDRQSTAATPADLYAELQNQYGFSLPQERLRVAINDRFAEWSDGLQAHDTVAFIPPVGGG